One genomic region from Vicia villosa cultivar HV-30 ecotype Madison, WI unplaced genomic scaffold, Vvil1.0 ctg.001714F_1_1, whole genome shotgun sequence encodes:
- the LOC131636407 gene encoding uncharacterized protein LOC131636407 → MQGMQGQQPTAPAPTPQAAAGPDFRAFFRMDPPELLGGLDPVIAHDWLYAMEMIFQAIQCTEEEKVIFAAQKMKGPAGRWWNTESTYFTNRGIPKDWQHFKTAFLEKYYPNSVRALKEREFQSFKQGNMSVSEYAEKFEDMVAYSRQAAYAPDELWKIDQFLMGLNVDIVRSVSQREFTTYAECLRQCYVAENTLKRVQDEREQNKPVRREQGRSGQNLKTRNFPPMKKQVHGDRSTQPPWCGKCNRKHYGDCKTASVKCYKCQEFGHFRKDCPVRDAPERTPGRVYTLDARKAQGNTNLVASTCYVNNQPLFVLVDCGATHSFISYPCVRRLGFETSLLPNPMIISTAMDDVVEAREFCKECSITFNGRKFVIDIICLPLKKIDVVLGMDWLSANSVYIGCKEKAIFIPVKETTSTDAIERLLEGTVNMINYLFAQEKSFLLVLTSDSKDKRSILEIPVVCEFSDVFLEDVTSLPPEREVEFSIDLVSGTAPVSVSPYRMSPAELRELKSQTRYGHYEFLVMPFGVTNAPAVFMDYMNRVFQPYLDQFVVIFINDILIYSRTIEEHMEHLRIVLSVLREKQLFAKFSKCEFWMSEFKFLGHVISCDGVAVDPSKVEAVINWERPKNATEVRSFLGLAGYYRRFIMGFSKLALPLTRLTRKEVSFSWNSECEKSFQKLKEKLTTALVLVIPDPNRSYEVFCDASKKGLGGVLMQDGQVVAYASRQLRPHEENYPTHDLELAAIVFALKKELNMRQRRWMEYLKDFDFDLKYHPGKANKVANALSRKEIKVAELMMLEFGLMEKFINLDLQFEWAPTGVLISNLCIENELRERSVKHSGMM, encoded by the exons atgcaaggcatgcaagGGCAACAACCAACCGCTCCTGCTCCTACTCCTCAGGCTGCAGCAGGGCCTGACTTTCGTGCCTTCTTTCGGATGGATCCGCCAGAGTTATTGGGTGGCTTAGACCCTGTGATTGCGCATGATTGGCTATATGCTATGGAGATGATATTCCAGGCTATTCAGTGCACAgaagaagagaaggtgatctttgctGCTCAGAAAATGAAGGGACCAGCAGGTAGATGGTGGAATACGGAGTCTACGTATTTCACTAACCGGGGAATTCCAAAGGATTGGCAACATTTCAAGACAGCTTTCTTGGAGAAGTACTACCCCAACAGTGTGCGTGCTTTGAAGGAGCGTGAGTTTCAGTCCTTCAAACAAGGCAACATGTCGGTATCTgaatatgctgagaagtttgaggaCATGGTTGCCTATTCCAGACAAGCAGCTTATGCACCAGATGAGTTGTGGAAGATTGATCAGTTCCTCATGGGGCTGAATGTTGATATTGTGCGCAGTGTGTCTCAAAGGGAGTTTACCACCTATGCTGAGTGTTTGAGGCAATGCTATGTTGCCGAGAACACATTGAAGAGAGTCCAAGATGAAAGAGAACAGAATAAGCCGGTTCGTAGGGAACAAGGAAGGTCGGGGCAGAATCTAAAAACTCGCAATTTTCCGCCTATGAAGAAACAAGTTCATGGTGATCGCTCTACTCAACCTCCTTGGTGTGGCAAGTGTAACAGGAAGCATTATGGAGATTGTAAGACAGCCTCGGTGAAATGCTACAAGTGTCAAGAGTTCGGTCATTTTAGGAAGGATTGTCCTGTGCGAGATGCTCCCGAAAGGACTCCAGGTCGTGTTTACACCTTGGACGCTAGGAAGGCCCAAGGGAACACTAATCTTGTTGCTAGTACGTGCTATGTCAATAACCAACCTTTGTTTGTGctagttgattgtggagcaacacattCCTTTATTTCTTATCCTTGTGTACGGAGGCTTGGTTTTGAGACGAGTCTTCTTCCTAATCCTATGATTATCTCGACGGCTATGGATGATGTAGTAGAAGCTCGAGAATTTTGCAAGGAGTGTTCTATTACCTTCAATGGTCGTAAATTCGTGATTGATATCATTTGTCTACCTCTTAAGAAGATCGATGTAGTACTTGGTATGGACTGGTTGTCAGCTAACTCGGTGTACATCGGTTGTAAAGAGAAGGCTATTTTCATTCCTGTTAAGGAGACTACATCAACCGATGCCATTGAACGTCTTCTTGAAGGTACAGTTAACATGATCAATTACCTTTTTGCTCAAGAGAAGTCTTTCCTTTTGGTTCTTACGTCGGACTCCAAAGATAAGAGGAGTATTTTGGAGATTCCGGTTGTGTGTGAATTTTCTGATGTATTTCTGGAGGATGTTACTTCTCTTCCGCCGGAGAGGGAAGTtgaattctctattgatcttgtttCGGGTACCGCTCCAGTTTCAGTTTCCCCTTATAGGATGTCTCCTGCAGAGCTAAGAGAGTTGAAGAGCCA gacgagaTACGGTCATTATGAGTTCTTGGTTATGCCATTCGGGGTAACCAATGCTCCTGCTGTCTTTATGGATTACATGAACCGGGTGTTTCAACCATATTTGGATCAGTTCGTGGTGATCTTCATAAATGACATCTTGATCTACTCTCGGACTATTGAAGAGCACATggagcatttgaggattgtgttgtCGGTTCTTAGAGAAAAGCAGTTGTTTGCGAAGTTTAGTAAGTGTGAGTTCTGGATGTCCGAATTTAAGTTTCTTGGACATGTCATATCTTGCGACGGCGTAGCTGTAGACCCTTCAAAGGTAGAAGCAGTGATAAATTGGGAACGACCCAAGAATGCAACTGAGGTCCGTAGTTTCCTAGGCTTGGCAGGTTACTATCGGAGGTTCATCATGGGATTTTCCAAGCTTGCATTACCTTTGACCAGGCTTACAAGGAAGGAGGTTTCGTTTAGTTGGAATTCAGAATGTGagaagagttttcagaaactcaagGAGAAATTAACTACAGCTCTAGTGTTGGTGATCCCAGATCCAAACCGATCCTACGAAGTgttttgtgatgcttctaagaaaggtttgGGTGGAGTGTTGATGCAAGATGGACAGGTTGTAGCTTATGCATCTAGACAGTTGAGACCCCATGAAgagaattatcctactcatgaccTTGAACTCGCTGCAATTGTCTTCgcactcaag aaggaactCAACATGCGTcagaggagatggatggagtacttGAAGGACTTTGACTTTGATTTAAAGTACCATCCCGGTAAAGCTAATAAGGTAGCAAATGCCTTGAGTAGAAAGGAGATTAAGGTTGCAGAGCTGATGATGTTAGAATTTGGCCTTATGGAGAAGTTCATAAATTTGGATTTGCAATTTGAGTGGGCACCAACGGGTGTGTTGATAAGTAACTTGTGTATTGAGAATGAGTTGCGGGAAAGATCCGTCAAGCACAGTGGAATGATGTAG